The nucleotide sequence CCTAACAGTTCTGGTTGATGATCACTTGCAGATAATGTGCCATGCAACAGGAATGCCAGGTACTTGCTGCTACATCTCAAACAGCCTGAAGGTATTATCGCAAGTGTAGAACCCTACACTGTGCAACACAGTAGCCATTAAACCACTTCAAGTACTTAAAATGGTGTCTAGTACAataaaggaactgaattttaaatttttaaaaaatttaatttgaaaattgctaCCTGAAATTACTTCTTGATGTAGTTACTAGCTCTTTTAATCTTGTTTGGAACTTGCATGTATGAATCTAGTTTTTCAActacattttaggaaataaatacagatcaggtatttctttttttttttttttttaaagattttatttatttatttgacagagagagatcacagtagacagagaggcaggcagagagagagagggaagcaggctccctgccgagcagagagcccgatgcgggacttgatcccaggaccctgagatcatgacctgagccgaaggcagcggcttaacccactgagccacccaggcgcccagatcaGGTATTTCTGATGTAAATTTAGTATATGAATTAAGATGTTATGATGTAAACTACAAATTTTGAAAACagtataaaaaatagaaattatttttaaaataattattttaaaaatattgattacatactgaaataataatattttggacaccttagattaaattaaatattaaacttaGTTTcaactgcttttttattttttatattttacttttttaaatatatatctcctAAGTAATTctaaattacatatgtggcttgCATTTATTTGTATTGGAAAGTGCTGGTATAATCAAAGGAGCCCGGTGAAGAGGATctggtttatatattttattcctggcatcaaaatattttcctagtATACCTCACTACCCTTTTATCAAAAGTTATGTATTCCTTGTCATTAAGACTGCCAATATTTATTCCTGtagtagaaatataaaaatttcttataCATGACTTATATTGTCAGTATATAATTGTGcacatataacatatttattttcagagtatttGCCATAATAAGttttttgtcaaagattttatttatttatttgtcagagagagagggagagagagacagtgagcaagcgagcacaagcaggcagagaggcagagaagcaggctccctgctgagcaaggagccagatgcgacTCAATTCtcggaccctgggaccatgacctgagctgaaggcagcggtttaaccaactaagccacccaggcgtccccccatagtaagtttttaaaaatggaaagtaaacCTAGGTACTTGTGGAACTATATTCAAGAACTGACAGATTTTGGGGAGAAATACTTTAtagaatatacaatatatattttcaggacaaagcaaacataaaaagtataaaaataaaatgatacaaacaATATATTTTAGTTGGAATTTcagaggttttttcttttcttctctttgcccttTACTTCAAAAGTTATAAATACTTTTGAAGCAGCATGTATTGTTGcacttttgattttttgttgtatGGTTAATGAACCTGAGAGTCTGGATGACTGGAGATCATCTATCTGGCCTTCCcattcttttgtttcctcttctttgatTAATAAAGGTTTTCCTAGAGTTTGGCCAACAACGTTACAGACTTCTTGAGCTTTGCGCCGTGCGTTCTCAACAGCAACAAGACAGGCTTTTCGTCTTAGGAATTAAATGCAGACATTATTAATATGACATTCAATGAACTCTAACACTGAATAGTTTTAATTGGTAATTTAGTTAAAGATGTACTTAACTTACCGAAGATTCTCAACAGAACTTGGAGTATGATAGAACTGGGGTTGGCTGATGACAACAGAGCTATCTAACTTTTCAATAAGAAAGTtacaaatattttgcatttttccaaaTTCAGTAAATGTAATGCAGACCTGTAAATGAAATGacacttgaaattattttcatggttgatgcattctttcaaaattttctctaaatGTGAGTAAAAGAAGTAAAGCCAGATAATAATGACGTCATTTTATAATATGTGACAGATAAGCCTACTTGACCCTTACAACTAAATTACtacattttattgaatttctttaAAGTAGTGTCTCAActtttcaacatatgaaattcAGCTGTAATAACTAATGATCTTGTCTGTTAATTCTAATATCTACATTGGTTCTGGATGGGTCTGATTCTTTTATCCTTATTGTGAGCTTTATTTCCATGCTATTTTGCATGCAAGGCAATCTGTAAATTAACTTCATGGGAGGTATTGGATATtcttgtatttctataaatactGATCTCTTTaggtttgcttttaagatttactggctcacttggttggacctctgcctttggctggggtcatgattccagggtcctgggatgaagccccgcatcaggctccctgctcagtggggagtctgcttctccctctgcctctccccctactccccAGCCCACGTTAgctccctctcttgcttgcttgctctcaaagaaattaaaaaaacaaacaaacaaaaaacttattaGGTGGGATTAGAGTAATGTTCAATCTGGCGCTAATTATTACCCCCTAATGAGTATAGAGAAGTGTCTATACTCCACCTCATGCCCTATTAATCAAGATTTTCTAGTCTGGCTGGTGTTGCACCTCAGCCTTATATGAACCCCAAACACTGTTTCCTCTAATTTTTGGGGTGACTTTTTTTCTAGCCTCTGGTCATTTCTGCACATGTATGTCTAATGGGTATTCTGCTGAATACTTGAGGGAATGGGGGAGGTGTTCCCTCTGTAGTTCTCTGAAGACCTCTCTTTGTGTAGCCCTCGACTCTCCTACAAACTCTCTAGCCGTCTTGTTTGGGCTCTCAATTCCACTTCCTCAATACAAGGAGTTTGCCAGGCTCTGTGTGGTTTTCCTACCCTGGGAAGGTGCCTGGACACTCTTAACACAGCAATATGGACATGgtaggaccccccccccccgcaagattttatttatttgagagagagagagagaatgagttgggggagggacagagggagagcgggaagcaggctctcagctgagcaggaagaccaACACTGCACCctgcatggggctggatcccaggatcatgacctgagccaaaggcagattctttttttttttttttttaaaggttttatttatttatttgacagagagagatcataagtaggcagagaggcaggcaaagaaagagagggaagcaggcttcaagcctagcagggagcccaatgcagggctcgatctcatgacc is from Mustela erminea isolate mMusErm1 chromosome 4, mMusErm1.Pri, whole genome shotgun sequence and encodes:
- the IRAK1BP1 gene encoding interleukin-1 receptor-associated kinase 1-binding protein 1 isoform X2, with the translated sequence MSLQQAPQSRVFVELVPWADRGRENNVVSGSELLPGFRRPLSSAQTQTATREVHVSGTAELSASPDRAQVAVLVSSTKETAAEAKKSVCRRLDYITQSLQQQGLQAENVTVTKDFRRVENAYHMEAEVCITFTEFGKMQNICNFLIEKLDSSVVISQPQFYHTPSSVENLRRKACLVAVENARRKAQEVCNVVGQTLGKPLLIKEEETKEWEGQIDDLQSSRLSGSLTIQQKIKSATIHAASKVFITFEVKGKEKKRKNL
- the IRAK1BP1 gene encoding interleukin-1 receptor-associated kinase 1-binding protein 1 isoform X3, with the protein product MSLQQAPQSRVFVELVPWADRGRENNVVSGSELLPGFRRPLSSAQTQTATREVHVSGTAELSASPDRAQVAVLVSSTKETAAEAKKSVCRRLDYITQSLQQQGLQVCITFTEFGKMQNICNFLIEKLDSSVVISQPQFYHTPSSVENLRRKACLVAVENARRKAQEVCNVVGQTLGKPLLIKEEETKEWEGQIDDLQSSRLSGSLTIQQKIKSATIHAASKVFITFEVKGKEKKRKNL